In Epinephelus moara isolate mb chromosome 9, YSFRI_EMoa_1.0, whole genome shotgun sequence, a genomic segment contains:
- the LOC126396019 gene encoding tripartite motif-containing protein 16-like: MAQRGIQLDQEKLSCSICLDLLKDPVTIPCGHSYCMSDPVTIPCGHSYCMSCIKNYWDEEDQKEIHSCPQCRQTFGPRPALGRNTVLADLVEELKKTGLQAAPADHCYAEPEDVACDVCTGRKLKAVKSCLQCLVSYCEQHLQPHHESPAFEKHKLVDPSKKLQENVCTRHNEVMKIFCRTDQQCICYLCSMDEHKGHDTVSAAAEMTEKQKELGATRQKIQQRIQNREKDVKVLQQEVEAINRSADKAVEDSEKVFTDAKQQIRSRQKSGVTLANELQEKLEQEIADLKRKDAELGQLSHAEDHIQFLHNYILLSRLSEATDSSGVKIRPLRYTEDMTAAVSGVRDKLQDILSEEWTKISLTGSEDVLLAQAEPKTRAEFLKYSCQIRLNENTADANKVDIRRGLKATYSKNNYSYWCHPDSFSDWPQVLCRESLTGRCYWEVKWKGSGIFVAVAYKTISRTGRDSIFGHNDKSWALECFCNGYEFRHKNIITPISAPHSSRVGVYLDHGAGTLCFYSASDSTMTLLYRVQTTFTQPLCPGFGLYNSGSYAEICEALNTED, translated from the exons ATGGCACAGCGAGGAATTCAGCTGgatcaggaaaaactctccTGTTCGATCTGTCTGGATCTACTGAAGGATCCGGTGACTATTCCCTGTGGACACAGCTACTGTATGAGCGATCCGGTGACTATTCCCTGTGGACACAGCTACTGTATGAGCTGTATTAAAAACTACTGGGATGAAGAGGATCAGAAAGAAATCCACAGCTGCCCTCAGTGCAGACAGACCTTTGGACCGAGGCCTGCTCTGGGGAGAAACACAGTGTTAGCAGATTTAGTGGAGGAACTGAAGAAGACAGGACTCCAAGCTGCTCCTGCTGATCACTGCTACGCTGAACCTGAAGATGTGGCCTGTGATGTCTGCACTGGGAGGAAGCTGAAAGCTGTCAAGTCCTGTCTGCAGTGTCTGGTCTCGTACTGTGAGCAGCACCTCCAGCCTCACCATGAATCCCCTGCCTTTGAAAAACACAAGCTGGTGGACCCCTCCAAGAAGCTTCAGGAGAACGTCTGTACTCGTCACAATGAGGTGATGAAGATTTTCTGCCGCACTGATCAGCAGTGTATCTGTTATCTGTGCTCCATGGATGAACATAAAGGCCATGACACAgtctcagctgcagcagaaatgACTGAGAAGCAGAAAGAGCTCGGAGCGACTCGACAAAAGATCCAGCAGAGAATCcagaacagagagaaagatgtgAAG GTGCTTCAGCAGGAGGTGGAGGCTATCAATCGCTCTGCTGATAAAGCTGTGGAGGACAGCGAGAAGGTCTTCACAGACGCGAAGCAGCAGATCAGATCTCGTCAGAAATCCGGGGTGACTCTCGCCAACGAGCTTCAGGAGAAATTGGAGCAGGAGATCGCTGATCTGAAGAGGAAAGACGCTGAACTGGGGCAGCTCTCACACGCAGAGGACCACATCCAGTTTTTGCACAATTACATTTTGCTGTCACGACTTAGTGAAGCTACAGATTCATCCGGAGTCAAGATCCGTCCTCTGAGGTACACTGAGGATATGACTGCAGCTGTGTCAGGGGTCAGAGATAAACTACAGGACATTCTTAGTGAGGAGTGGACCAAGATATCACTGACAGGGTCTGAAGATGTTTTACTGGCACAGGCAGAGCCCAAGACCAGAGCTGAATTCCTCAAATATTCATGTCAAATCAGactgaatgaaaacacagcagacGCGAACAAGGTGGATATTAGACGTGGCCTAAAGGCAACATATTCTAAAAACAATTACAGCTATTGGTGTCACCCAGACAGTTTCTCTGACTGGCCTCAGGTTTTGTGTAGAGAAAGCCTGACTGGGCGTTGTTACTGGGAGGTGAAGTGGAAAGGGAGTGGCATTTTTGTAGCAGTTGCATACAAGACTATTAGCAGAACAGGAAGAGACAGTATATTTGGACACAATGACAAGTCTTGGGCCTTGGAGTGTTTTTGCAACGGTTATGAATtcagacataaaaacatcatcactcCCATCTCAGCTCCTCATTCCTCCAGAGTAGGAGTGTATCTGGATCATGGGGCAGGCACTCTGTGTTTCTACAGCGCCTCTGACTCCACCATGACTCTCCTCTACAGAGTCCAGACCACattcactcagcctctctgtcctGGATTTGGTCTGTATAATAGTGGATCCTACGCTGAAATCTGTGAAGCTTTAAACACAGAAGACTAA